The DNA segment TTAGCGTAACGTAACCCGACCTACGTTTGTTTAGAACAAAAAACCGAAGTCCGTAGCTCCGAATAGCGAAGCGTATTCGGAGGAAAGTGAAGTCTGCATGACGAACAAAAATGCCAACTAGCGAGATAAGCAAAATGACAGCACATTCAAATGATCTTATGTTGTCGACTCCGCAATTTCGGCAAGTGTATGACGATGCACCCGAGGCAATTGTTATTCCCAAATACTTGCAACACCACCGCATCGTGGTCACGGTGTCATTGCTGGATGAAGATCAATCAGCTACGCCGATCAGAAAACGCAGGCCGCCCGCGCAATTCGCGGGACGAGTGAAAGAATTGGGTGACGTCATCAACACGCTGTCGGCCGAGGATTGGGGGTTGGCCGATTGATCGTATTGGATACGCATATTTGGTATTGGTGGATTAATCAGATTCCGGGGCGATTGTCGTCCGGTATTGTCGATTTAATCGAGCAAGCCGATGAAGTAGCTGTTTCCGCGATTTCCGTTTTCGAGATGGCGTGGTTGGTTCGGCACGGAAGAATCGAATTGGGTGGCGAATTCGAGCAATGGCTTGAAGATGTCATTGAATCGGATTGTGTCAAATTCCTGCCAGTTACTCCGCAGATTGCCAGTTTAGCTGTGGCGTTTCCGGCTTATCTTGAGTTGCAAGGCCGGGATCGGCCGTGATTATTGAATCCAAATTTAAAAATTGAAATTAAATCAACCGAAATAACCACCATGAAAAAAATGACCAGCGCCGAATTACGGGCCGCCTTTTTGGAATTCTTTCGCCAACACGGCCACGCCGTGCGCCCTTCCAGTTCGCTGATACCGGGCAATGATCCGACATTGTTGTTCACCAACGCCGGGATGGTGCAGTTCAAGGATGTGTTCCTGGGCCGCGAAAAGCTTGATTTCACCCGCGCCGCCACCAGCCAGCGTTGCGTTCGCGCCGGCGGCAAGCATAACGACCTGGAAAACGTCGGCTATACCGCGCGTCATCATACTTTCTTCGAAATGCTGGGTAATTTCAGTTTCGGCGATTACTTTAAACGCGATGCGATCCATTTTGCCTGGGACTTCTTGACCAAGGAATTGGGCATTTCGCCGACAAGATTATGGGTAACGGTGTTCGACGAAGACTCCGAAGCCGAAGCCATCTGGCTGGAAGACGTCAAGATCGACCCGACCCGCTTTTCCAGAATCGGCGCCAAGGACAATTTCTGGTCGATGGGCGACGTCGGCCCGTGCGGACCTTGCACCGAAATCTTCTACGATCATGGCGAACATGTCGCCGGCGGCCCTCCAGGCAGTCCGGACGAAGATGGCGACCGCTACATTGAAATCTGGAACCTGGTGTTCATGCAATACGACCGCGACAAGGATGGCAATCTGACGCCGCTGCCGGCGCCATCGGTCGATACCGGCATGGGCCTGGAGCGGATTTCCGCCGTGATGCAGGGTGTGCACAGCAACTACGAAATCGATTTGTTCCAAAACCTGTTGAAAGTGGCGGCGAGCTTGGCTGGCACCGACGACTTGACCAATAGCTCGTTGCGGGTTATTGCCGACCACATCCGTTCCTGCGCATTTTTGGTGGCCGACGGCGTACTGCCGTCCAACGAAGGCCGTGGCTACGTGTTGCGCCGCATTGTCCGCCGCGCAATCCGTCACGGTTACCGTTTGGGCATTAAAGACACTTTCTTCTACAAACTGGTCGCGCCGCTGGTCGCCGAAATGGGCGAAGCGTATCCGGAACTGGCCAAGGCCCAGGAGCAGGTCGAGCGCGTCTTGAAAAAAGAGGAAGAGCGCTTCGCCGAGACCCTGGAACAAGGCATGAAAATCCTGGAAACTTGCGTCGCCAAGCTGGACGGTCACGTCATCCCCGGCGATGTGGTGTTTCAACTTTATGATACCTACGGCTTCCCGGTGGATTTGACCGCCGATTTCGCTCGCGAACACGACCTCAGTGTCGATCACGCCGGCTTCGAAGTGGAAATGGCTGCTCAGCGCGACCGTGCCCGCGCCGGGGGCAGTTTCGCGGCCGATTACGATCAAGACATCAAGCACGACAGCGCTACCGAATTTACCGGTTATTTCCATCTGGACGGCTCGGTGCAAATCCTCGGCCTGTTCAAGAAAGGTCTGCCGGTCGATAGCCTGGAAGCCGGCGACGAAGGCGTGGTGATTCTTGATCAAACGCCGTTCTATGCCGAGTCCGGCGGCCAGGTCGGCGACAGCGGACGCATCGAATGCGACGGCGCTGTCTTCGAAGTCCACGATACCCAAAAGCAGGGCGGTAAACTGTTCTTGCACAAAGGCAAGGTGTTGCAAGGCGTACTGAACGAGGGCCAAGCTTGCGAAGTCAGCGTCGACGCCGAAATCCGCAAGGCCACCGAACGCAACCACTCCGCGACCCATTTGCTGCATGCCGCCTTGCGAGCTACGCTGGGCGAACATGTGGCACAGAAAGGTTCTCAGGTCAACGCCGAGCGCCTGCGTTTCGACTTTTCGCATTTCGAGCCGATGACGGCGGCGGAAATTGCCACCGTCGAACGCTTGGTCAACGAACAGATTCGTTTGAACAACCCGGTGGCCGCCGAAATCATGGCTAAAGACGACGCGGTGAAAGCCGGCGCGATGGCCCTGTTCGGCGAGAAATACGGCGACGAAGTGCGGGTGTTGAAAATCGGCGACTTCTCCACCGAGTTGTGCGGCGGCACTCACGTTGATAGAGCCGGCGACATCGGCTTGTTCAAAATCGTCGGCGAGACCGGCGTCGCCGCCGGCGTCAGACGTCTTGAAGCCGTCACCGGCCAAGGCGCCCTGGAATGGATAGAACAGCGTGAAAAAGCCTTGCTCAGCATCGCCAGCCTGCTGAAAGCCGCGCCGGATAAAACCGCCGACAAGGTTCAACAGTTGTTGGAAAAGAACCGCAACCTGGAAAAAGAGCTGGAAAAACTCAAATCCAAACTGGCCAGCTCGGCCGGCGACGAAATGACCGGCCAGGCGGTCGATGTCAACGGCGTCAAAGTGTTGGCCGTGAAACTGGACGACGTCGATCCGAAGGCTCTGCGCGATCTGGCTGATCAACTAAAAAACAAACTGGGCAGTGCGGCCTTGGTGTTGGCGGCGGTGAGCGGCGACAAAGTCAGCCTGATCGCCAGCGTTTCCAAGGATGCGATGGACAAGGTCAAAGCCGGCGAATTGGTGAATTTCGTCGCTACCCAAGTCGGCGGCAAAGGTGGCGGCAGGCCCGATATGGCGCAAGCCGGGGGTAATGATCCTGCCGGATTGCCGGCGGCGCTGGCGGCGGTGCCGGAATGGGTGAGAGAAAGGCTGGGTTAAGAAACTAACTGATCTTAACGTTGTTAATCCGTTGACGTTTATTCAAGAAGAGACAGATTCATGAGAACAGATAGCGAAGTTATTAATAGCGGATTTGAATCTATTTTTTCATCGTTGGGCATGGTCGATGCCGAACGCTTTATTATTTTGATAAAGCGCGATAAGTTCGATTATGCCGAATGGCAGAAACAGCTTTGGGTTGGGGAATCGGTGGAGACTTTGTCGGAAATGGCGCAGAGGGCTTGGAAACAGACTGAATAATTTTTGAGATGAGGGAATGCGATGCCTTATGTATCGATGTTTTTTGGAATAATTATTCGAATGTTTCATAACGAGCACAATCCGCCACATTTTCATGCCGAGTATCAAGGTCAAAGAGGTGTATTCAGCATTGATGGCAACATGGTCAAAGGCAATATTACCTCCAAGACGGCCAAGAAATTGATACAGGAGTGGGCGTTGCTTCATCAAAACGAACTCATGCAAAATTGGCATAAAGCCACGCAAGGTAAACAGATTGATAGAATTGAACCTCTCAATTAGAGGAGAACAGCCATGCAATACATGCCCGTTGTTGTTGATGCCGAATATTTAAGCGATTACAAAATCAAGCTGACTTTTGATAACGGCGAAAAAAGGATTGCCGATTGTTGGAAATGGTTGAATGGCGAGGTTTTCGAGCCATTGAAGGATAAACAGTATTTTCAGAAGTTTTTTGTCGATGGTTGGAGTATATCCTGGCCGAATGGGGCGGATATTGCGCCGGAGACTTTGTATGAAGAGGGTGAGGTTATTTAGCCTTTAGTTATTAAAAAGTTAACTGGTTTAAATGTGTTGCTATCGCGACGGATTGTTTTGAAGTCGGTTCGCGGACCGACAACCGCGATACTTTTTGCTATAAAAGCCATCCCTGGCTTTCACCCTGCGGGCCAGCCTTTGGCTGTTCAAATTCGCTTCTGGCGAATTTGTGCGTCGCCAAAAGAAAGTATCCAAAGAAAAGGCGACCCGGACGCCGCTTAGCTCACTCGGCATATCCGTGTGCCTTGCCCTTCGGGTGCTCGGCGCGGCATACGGGACTGTCGAAAGCTGATAATTGATTTTGTAGATTTGACTGTAGGATGCTGCCGACGCAAGGAGGCGCATCGTTCGCGATCGATGTGCTTCACTTTGTTCATCATCCTACGAACTTGGGGAGCTTATGTGTCGCTATCGCGATGGGCTGTTTTGAAGTCGGTTCTCGCACCGACAGGCGAGATACTTTCTTTTGCGTTGCCAAAAGAAAGTATCCAAAGAAAAGGCAACCCGGATGCCGCGTTGATCCTGCGCTCCGAAGGCTTTGAACGGGGTTTTCCGAAGGGGCGTCCCAGCCCCTACGTAAAACGCGATGCATCCTTGCATCGCCCCTATCGGGCAATTCCGTCCAAAGCCTCCGGTGCTCGGCACGGCATAACGGGACAAAACCCGTCCCAGTGTAGGTTGGGTTAGCAATAGCGTAACCCAACATTTCGGAGTCGCATCGTTCGCGATCAATGCGCATTATTTTATTCAGCACATCCTACGAGCTGGTGTAGATTTTTAGTCGCGGAATGAAATAAATATGAAAAATAATGAGATAGGATGGGTACATCCAGACCCATAATTCGTTTAGGAGGAGATAGCCTTGGATATTAGGGAAAGTATTGCTCATACGGCGATTGAAGCTGGTGGACGCTTGCGAGTCAAAAGTGCATTGAATCCAATGTTGTGGCTTTGTGCCATAGTCACAATACCTGGATTTTCATATTTATTGTTTTCCGAAAAAGAAGTTTCTCTGCTGGTTCAAGTAGTAATTATTTCTCCTGTTTTCGCAACAATTTTTGGTTTTTTAATTCTTCTAATATTTGATCGTGATAAATTGCAATCAGAGGATTATCAAATAAGGAAAAGAACTTTAGAGTTAGTTCAAGAAAAAGGAGATTCATTTCCTTCCATTGCTAGGACGTTGCAGGCTATTACAAATCCTTCCTCACAATTGAGAGAGCATGATAAAGAGGGGGGGCGATAATGAAAAATTCATATATTTTTATATACAATCGCTCGTTGGGGACAAAAGAAGAAGTAAGAGACTTCGTTAATTCATGTGAGAGCATAATTACATGGAGATCTGAGCTTAGTAATACCTTTTTTATTGTGTCTGAGCTGTCAGCGTACAAAATTTATGATCTTGTCGCGGAATATTTTGGTGAAGGAAAAGGCGAATTTTTGATTTGTAAGTATGATGAAAATAATTCACAGGGACTGTTAAATGAAAGGTCATGGCATTTATTAAATAATAATGAGCTTCCTCCGAAAGAAAAGACTAATTCGTAAAAACTGATGGGGCGATTTGGAGATAAGCCAAGTAGGGTACGCATCGCGTACCTTTTTAAAAGGACGGATTGAACATGGTACGCGATGCGTACCCTACATTTGAATTCGAAATTTTAAATAGCGGGATGGTTTTGGTCCCGTATGCCGCGCCGAGCACCGGAGCTTTTGTAGAGAATAGCCCGTAGGGGTGCGGCATGGATTCCGCACGTCGGCATAGGGGCAAGGAGCCCCTTCTGTCGACCCTCTGCAAAAGCGAGGAGCGGAGGATGCAAGCGGCGTCCGGGTGTCTTTTCTTTTGGATACTTTTCTTTGGACATGCAAAGAAAAGTATCTCGCCTGTCGGTGCGAGAACCGACATTAAAATAATCCGTCGCGATAGCGACACTATGAAGCTGTTCGGTTAGATTGACGAAATGAAACTAAAGCAGATTGAACAGATTGAAGGCTACCGTTTTACATTGACGTTCGAAAGCGGCGAAGTCATACAGACCGATTTGAAAGATTTGATTAGTTCATTTGTAGCCGAGGATGCCTTGCAGACAGCTCGAATCGACCCGGACTGGGCATGCTTGGAGTTTAATCAGGGTTTTGCTGATATAGAACCCAAAACCTTGTATCGATATGCTTGCGAAGCGAGCCATCATCAACAGGCAGCATAATTTAGTTGCAAGTCTGCCGGAGTTGTTCGGCATTATTTAACCGTCGCGATGCGACATATTGAAAAAGCCTAAAAGCCAAAAGGTCAATAAAAACATGGCATTGTACGTCTATAAATTTGGCGGCACTTCTGTTGGTACGGTCGAACGTATCAAGGCAGTTGCCGAGAAAGTCAAAAAAGCCCACGACGCGGGCGATCAGATTGTGGTAGTGGTCTCGGCGATGAGTGGCGAAACCAACCGTCTCGTGGCGCTGGCGAAAGAAATGCAGCCGCAACCGACCGACCGGGAAATGGACGTATTGTTGTCCACCGGCGAGCAGGTCACCATCGCATTATTATCGATGGCGCTGCATCAACTCGGTTGCGAGGCGCGTTCCTACACCGGCGCCCAGGTTCGCATCCTGACAGACAGTGCTCATACCAAGGCGCGGATTCGCGAAATCGACGAGGCCAATATGCGGGCTGACTTGGATGCCGGCCGGGTGGTCGTGGTGGCGGGATTTCAGGGCGTGGACGAAAACGGCAACATTACCACCTTGGGACGCGGCGGCTCGGATACCACCGGCGTGGCGCTGGCGGCGGCATTGAAGGCAGACGAATGCCACATCTACACCGATGTCGATGGCGTCTATACCACCGACCCGCGCGTGGTGCCCAAGGCCCGCCGCCTGGATAGCATTACTTTTGAGGAAATGCTGGAAATGGCCAGCTTGGGCTCGAAAGTGTTGCAAATTCGCTCGGTCGAGTTTGCCGGCAAATATAATGTCAAGCTGCGCGTACTGTCTTCGTTTGCGGAAGGCAATGGCACTCTTATTACCTACGAGGAATCAGAAATGGAAAAAGCGTTAATTTCGGGCATAGCTTTCAACCGGGACGAGGCGAAGCTGACGTTGACCGGTGTGTCCGATCTGCCCGGCGTGGCGTCGAAAATCCTGGGGCCGATCGCCGCCGAAAATATCGAAGTCGATATGATCGTCCAGAACATTTCCGCCCACGGCACTACCGACTTTACCTTTACCGTTAACCGCAACGATTTTGCCCGAGCCCAAAAAGTGTTGGAAGGCTTGCGGGCCGACTTGGGCGGCAACAGCACGGTGATTGGCGATAACAGTATCGTCAAGATCTCCATCGTAGGCGTCGGCATGCGCTCACATGCCGGTATCGCCAGTACCATGTTCAAGGTGCTGGCCGACGAAGGTATCAACATCCAGATGATTTCCACTTCCGAGATCAAGATTTCGGTAGTGGTGGATGAAAAATATTTGGAGCTGGCGGTGCGTGCCTTGCACAAGGCGTTTGGCTTGGATCAGGAATAGTTCGCCCTGGGATTGCAACGCCGCCGACCTCGGTGATATTGGCGGCGTTAGGTCTCGATGTGTAGAGACTCTAGCGGCTTTCCGATCAAGCTTAGTTTTAGACAATCCTTACTACAAGGCATACAATCCTAGGGATAGATATAAGCTTAGCGCCGACTACTCGGCGTCGTTCCACACGTTGTTATTCTTTAGATAATTATTGAGGAGGCTTTATGTCAGGTACTTGGATTGTAGTAGCGGATAGCAGTAGGGCGCGGTTTTTCTCATGGGTAAGCCGGGTGGAGCCGTTGCTGGAGCTGGAGGGTATGGCGCATAGCGAAGGCAGAATGCGAGACCAGGACGAGGTTAGCGATCGACAGGGCGGAATTGCCGGCGGCCATGGCGAGGGTGGGCATGCCTTCGAAGCGCCGACCGACCTGAAACATCACGAAGCTGAGGTTTTTGCCAAATTGATCGCGGACAAACTGGAACACAGCCGAGTCAATCACGATTACGACAAGTTGATTTTGGTCGCGCCGCCGGCTTTCTTGGGAGCTTTGCGGCATGCGCTGAACGATCATGTTCAGGCCTTGGTCGGCAATTCGCTGGATAAAAATCTGGTTGCGGAAGACGAAGCCTCGATTCGCGAGCATATTTTGTAAATTCACCGCAGCAAACCGTAAAACAACAGTCAAGATTAGACGTTTCTCAAGCAGGCTTCGACAGCTAACTTCCTTTCCGGTTGGGCTGTGTGGGAGAGGACTTTAGCCGTGACCAAAGGCTTATCGTCGCGGCTAAAGTCCCTCCCTCGCCGGCGACATACAATCGTCGAAAACGGGAAGTTATTTTGGCTAAATCCTAAGCATGACGGTTGGCCTTTCCGTAAACCCTTATCACCGGCTGGTTCAAGGATTACAAACTCCGCACGACCACCTATGCCGGTTACATCAACAGTCTGCTTAATCCGCTGGAACGGCGGATGATGCTAAAACCAACCCAGCAAACCTCCAAATCAATTACGCGCGCCGCGAGGTGGCGGATGGCGGCGAAATTTGCCGCACTGGATAATTTGAGACCCAAGGCCGAGTACATATCCTGGAAACCCCGGCGCCGCTGTATAGCTATGAAGTTCGCTGAATCAGGATATGGATTGTTACCAAATGGTTATGCTATTTATTGATATTAGTCTCTAATAATATCGTTTTATATCCGGATTTTATCCCTGTATTCTTCAAACCGTACCTAGCTTTTCGAGGAATCAGGAATGATTAAAAACAAGATAGACGCCATCAAACAAGAGCTGGAACACGTGCTTTATCTCAATCTGGATGAGTTTCGACTCGAGGCCGAGCGGGATGAGGTGCTGAGCCGATTCATCGGCCTGCGTCTGCGTAGCGAGTTTCAGCCGATATTCGACACCGGTAGATCTGAAGGTTTGCTGGGTTATGAAGCCTTATTGCGCCCTTCCACCGGTATCGAGGCCGTTACTCCCGGTTTTGCCTTCAGCGTGGCCGACAGCGAAGGCAAACTGGTCAAGCTGGATCGGGTCGCCAGGACTTTGCATATGCTCAATTATCTGACATTGCCGGAACAACGCGGTTTGCTGTTCCTGAATGTGCACCCTAAATTACTGGTCAGTGTCACTACGCATGGCAAGGTATTCGAACATATCCTGCATCAGCATTCGGTACCTACCCGGCAGGTCGTAATCGAAATCAACGAAAGCCAAGTCGATGCCGACGGAGCCTTGCTGGAGGCGATCGATAATTATCGCGACCGGGGCTATCGGATCGCGCTAGACGATTTTGGCAGTCAACATTCCAATTTGAACAGGCTTTGGAAATTGTCACCCGATTTCGTCAAACTCGATCTGACGATTATCAAGCAAGCTCAACGCGATACCAAACTACGAAGGGCTCTGCCCAAACTTATCGACGTGATTCATGCGCTCGGCGCCCAAACCATTATCGAAGGTATCGAAAACGAAATTCAACTAGACATCGCCCTTGATGCCGGCGCAAAACTGTTGCAAGGCTATTATCTGGGGCGGCCCGCTGCGGCCGGACATTGGGGGCAACAGTCCAAACCGTTTCATGACAATGTGTTGATGCCGGGAGCGCCGCACCATTTCGGTAGTTTCAGCGTGCCGGCACAATGCGGCATGTGATTGATCGCCCTCGCTTTGTTGCTCTCTCCTCCGACGAGACTTTTCCCGCCCGCCGTGGCGGGATTTTTTTGATGACCCACTTTCAATTTCCGTCCATTGCATGAATATAGCCAGCCATGTGGTATCACGATAATTCCCAGTCCATAGGCCGCACGCCGCTGGTTAGGTTGAACCGGATTACCCAAGGCTATCAAGCGAGGGTACTGGTCAAAGTGGAAGGGCGTAATCCATCCTATTCGGTCAAATGCCGGGTGGGCGCCGCGCTGATTCTGGATGCCGAACGGCGGGGGCTAATCCATGCCGGTACGGAATTGGTGGAAGCAACCAGCGGCAATTCCGGGATTGCTCTGGCCGCCATGGCGGCCGCGCGCGGCCTGTCCGTCACCTTGACCATGCCTGATAACATGAGCCTGGAGCGGCAAACCTTGCTGAAAGCATACGGCGCCAAGCTGGTTTTGACCGACGGTTCCCTGGGAATGCGCGGCGCGGTTGTTCAGGCAAACGCAATCGCAGCCGATGATCCGGAACGCTTTTTATTGTTGGAACAGTTCAAGAATCCGGCTAATCCGGCCATTCACCAGCAAACCACCGGACCGGAGATTTGGCGCGATACCGATGGCGAGATTGATGTATTCGTTGCCGGTGTCGGTACCGGCGGCACCCTGACCGGTGTCAGCCGCTATTTGAAACAACAATGCCGGCAAGACGTGTTCAGCGTGGCAGTCGAGCCGGCGGCCAGTCCGGTTTTGAGCCAGCTTCGCGCCGGCTTGCCGCTGATGCCTGGGGCGCACGCTATTCAAGGCATTGGCGCCGGTTTCTTGCCCGATAATCTGGATATGAATCTGGTCGATGCCGTCGAGCAGGTATCCGATGACGAAGCCATCGACTATGCACGCCGCTTGGCCAAGGAAGAAGGTATTCTGGCCGGAATTTCCAGCGGCGCCGCGGTTGCGGCCTCGGTGCGTTTTGCCGCTAATCCCAAGTACGCGGGCAAAACTATCGTTGTGATATTGCCGGATTCAGGCGAAAGGTATTTGAGCTCCCGTTTGTTCCGATGAGCGCAATCTGGCGGCAACAAGCGGCTACAATTTTCGGCGGTCAGCAGGCGTTTTCGCGTATCAATTCAAGCTTACCTTAAAACAAGCGCCAGTCGGCCGGTAGGCGATTTTTGACCATTACCGCCGCGTTTGCCAGCGAGCGTTTGAAGCTAGTTTGAAGAAATTGCACCTGTTCATGGCTCGATAGCTCGGACACAAACGCCAGCGTAATGCCGGGCATGCCTTTGAGCCTGCCGTAAAATTTAAGCAGCCCCTTGCCGGATAAGGACATGGCCCTGCCGGCAATGACTTGTACGCGGGCGTCCCACACGGCCGGCATCCACATTTGATACAAACTGAGTCCAATCTGAAAACTCAAGGATAAGCCCATCAATCCACCGCTCAGCACTAGGAGGTAAGCAAAATCC comes from the Methylomonas sp. LL1 genome and includes:
- a CDS encoding aspartate kinase, yielding MALYVYKFGGTSVGTVERIKAVAEKVKKAHDAGDQIVVVVSAMSGETNRLVALAKEMQPQPTDREMDVLLSTGEQVTIALLSMALHQLGCEARSYTGAQVRILTDSAHTKARIREIDEANMRADLDAGRVVVVAGFQGVDENGNITTLGRGGSDTTGVALAAALKADECHIYTDVDGVYTTDPRVVPKARRLDSITFEEMLEMASLGSKVLQIRSVEFAGKYNVKLRVLSSFAEGNGTLITYEESEMEKALISGIAFNRDEAKLTLTGVSDLPGVASKILGPIAAENIEVDMIVQNISAHGTTDFTFTVNRNDFARAQKVLEGLRADLGGNSTVIGDNSIVKISIVGVGMRSHAGIASTMFKVLADEGINIQMISTSEIKISVVVDEKYLELAVRALHKAFGLDQE
- the cysK gene encoding cysteine synthase A, translated to MWYHDNSQSIGRTPLVRLNRITQGYQARVLVKVEGRNPSYSVKCRVGAALILDAERRGLIHAGTELVEATSGNSGIALAAMAAARGLSVTLTMPDNMSLERQTLLKAYGAKLVLTDGSLGMRGAVVQANAIAADDPERFLLLEQFKNPANPAIHQQTTGPEIWRDTDGEIDVFVAGVGTGGTLTGVSRYLKQQCRQDVFSVAVEPAASPVLSQLRAGLPLMPGAHAIQGIGAGFLPDNLDMNLVDAVEQVSDDEAIDYARRLAKEEGILAGISSGAAVAASVRFAANPKYAGKTIVVILPDSGERYLSSRLFR
- a CDS encoding host attachment protein; translated protein: MSGTWIVVADSSRARFFSWVSRVEPLLELEGMAHSEGRMRDQDEVSDRQGGIAGGHGEGGHAFEAPTDLKHHEAEVFAKLIADKLEHSRVNHDYDKLILVAPPAFLGALRHALNDHVQALVGNSLDKNLVAEDEASIREHIL
- a CDS encoding DUF2442 domain-containing protein, giving the protein MKLKQIEQIEGYRFTLTFESGEVIQTDLKDLISSFVAEDALQTARIDPDWACLEFNQGFADIEPKTLYRYACEASHHQQAA
- a CDS encoding DUF2442 domain-containing protein is translated as MQYMPVVVDAEYLSDYKIKLTFDNGEKRIADCWKWLNGEVFEPLKDKQYFQKFFVDGWSISWPNGADIAPETLYEEGEVI
- a CDS encoding type II toxin-antitoxin system VapC family toxin; the protein is MDTHIWYWWINQIPGRLSSGIVDLIEQADEVAVSAISVFEMAWLVRHGRIELGGEFEQWLEDVIESDCVKFLPVTPQIASLAVAFPAYLELQGRDRP
- a CDS encoding DUF4160 domain-containing protein, with product MFHNEHNPPHFHAEYQGQRGVFSIDGNMVKGNITSKTAKKLIQEWALLHQNELMQNWHKATQGKQIDRIEPLN
- a CDS encoding EAL domain-containing protein — translated: MIKNKIDAIKQELEHVLYLNLDEFRLEAERDEVLSRFIGLRLRSEFQPIFDTGRSEGLLGYEALLRPSTGIEAVTPGFAFSVADSEGKLVKLDRVARTLHMLNYLTLPEQRGLLFLNVHPKLLVSVTTHGKVFEHILHQHSVPTRQVVIEINESQVDADGALLEAIDNYRDRGYRIALDDFGSQHSNLNRLWKLSPDFVKLDLTIIKQAQRDTKLRRALPKLIDVIHALGAQTIIEGIENEIQLDIALDAGAKLLQGYYLGRPAAAGHWGQQSKPFHDNVLMPGAPHHFGSFSVPAQCGM
- the alaS gene encoding alanine--tRNA ligase — translated: MKKMTSAELRAAFLEFFRQHGHAVRPSSSLIPGNDPTLLFTNAGMVQFKDVFLGREKLDFTRAATSQRCVRAGGKHNDLENVGYTARHHTFFEMLGNFSFGDYFKRDAIHFAWDFLTKELGISPTRLWVTVFDEDSEAEAIWLEDVKIDPTRFSRIGAKDNFWSMGDVGPCGPCTEIFYDHGEHVAGGPPGSPDEDGDRYIEIWNLVFMQYDRDKDGNLTPLPAPSVDTGMGLERISAVMQGVHSNYEIDLFQNLLKVAASLAGTDDLTNSSLRVIADHIRSCAFLVADGVLPSNEGRGYVLRRIVRRAIRHGYRLGIKDTFFYKLVAPLVAEMGEAYPELAKAQEQVERVLKKEEERFAETLEQGMKILETCVAKLDGHVIPGDVVFQLYDTYGFPVDLTADFAREHDLSVDHAGFEVEMAAQRDRARAGGSFAADYDQDIKHDSATEFTGYFHLDGSVQILGLFKKGLPVDSLEAGDEGVVILDQTPFYAESGGQVGDSGRIECDGAVFEVHDTQKQGGKLFLHKGKVLQGVLNEGQACEVSVDAEIRKATERNHSATHLLHAALRATLGEHVAQKGSQVNAERLRFDFSHFEPMTAAEIATVERLVNEQIRLNNPVAAEIMAKDDAVKAGAMALFGEKYGDEVRVLKIGDFSTELCGGTHVDRAGDIGLFKIVGETGVAAGVRRLEAVTGQGALEWIEQREKALLSIASLLKAAPDKTADKVQQLLEKNRNLEKELEKLKSKLASSAGDEMTGQAVDVNGVKVLAVKLDDVDPKALRDLADQLKNKLGSAALVLAAVSGDKVSLIASVSKDAMDKVKAGELVNFVATQVGGKGGGRPDMAQAGGNDPAGLPAALAAVPEWVRERLG